AAGAATAATTATTGCGCCAGACGAGGACATTATGCCGAACCCGACACCATTGTGGATCCCAAGCGAGCAAAGAGTTGCCGCCTCCAATCTGGCGCAATTCCTGCGTCACATTAATATGCAGGGCGAAGCGTTTGAGGATTATCAGCAACTGCACAAATGGTCAGTATTCAGCAAAAATAAGTTCTGGATGGAAGTATGGCAGTTCTGCGACGTAATTGGCTACCGGGGCAATTGTGTCTATGGTGAAGGAATGCCTCGCTGGCAGGAACTGGTACGCGCCCGGGATACCATCTGGTTTCCACAGGCGCAGCTCAACTATGCTGAGAATCTGCTCTCTTATGCCTATCAGAGCCCAAACGACGTAGCATTGTGGTTCAAAAATGAAAATGGCCAAAGCCGCAAGTTAAGCTGGCAAAAGTTGTGCGATCAGGTTTCGATTGTCCAGCAGTGGCTGAAACAAAATGGGGTCGGCCGCGGTGATGTGGTGGCGGGCTATCTGCCTTATATACCGGAGTCGGTCATTGCCATGCTCGCGACCACCAGCCTGGGGGCGATATGGACCTCAACCTCACCTGATTTCGGTGTCGACAGCGTGGTTGAACGTTTTGGTCAGGTGCAACCCAAAATCCTGTTCTGCTGCAATGGCTATACTTTTGGCGGTAAAACTCACCGCATGGAAGAGCGCAACGCACAGATCGTCAACACCATCAGCTCAATCCAGAATACCTGCCAGATAGAATATCTGCAGCAACGCGACGACACCCCGGTCTTCAACGACACATTTTCCGACTGGCAGGCGATTCTTGCCAGTTATCTGCCGCGCGGGCTCGAATTCGAGCGGGTCGGTTTCAATGAGCCACTGTTTGTTCTCTACTCGTCCGGTACTACCGGCCAGCCGAAGTGCATCACCCATTCCGTGGGCGGCACCATGCTCAACCACCTCAAGGAGCACCAACTCCATTGTGATATTCAACCCGGTGACCGGGTATTTTACTACACCACCTGCGGCTGGATGATGTGGAACTGGCACGTATCTGCTCTGGCCAGCGGGGCGACACTGGTCATCTATGATGGCAGCCCAC
This Vibrio ostreae DNA region includes the following protein-coding sequences:
- a CDS encoding acetoacetate--CoA ligase is translated as MPNPTPLWIPSEQRVAASNLAQFLRHINMQGEAFEDYQQLHKWSVFSKNKFWMEVWQFCDVIGYRGNCVYGEGMPRWQELVRARDTIWFPQAQLNYAENLLSYAYQSPNDVALWFKNENGQSRKLSWQKLCDQVSIVQQWLKQNGVGRGDVVAGYLPYIPESVIAMLATTSLGAIWTSTSPDFGVDSVVERFGQVQPKILFCCNGYTFGGKTHRMEERNAQIVNTISSIQNTCQIEYLQQRDDTPVFNDTFSDWQAILASYLPRGLEFERVGFNEPLFVLYSSGTTGQPKCITHSVGGTMLNHLKEHQLHCDIQPGDRVFYYTTCGWMMWNWHVSALASGATLVIYDGSPLYPQPSVLWELAQESDMTLFGTSASYLATLEKSGFSPCGYVNLGALKTLCSTGSVLYPEQFDFVYSQIKADLHLASISGGTDICGCFVLGNPISPVYRGECQGAGLGMDIAVFNEQGEAIIEQRGELVCRNSFPNQPIGFWHDNGEAYHHAYWDKFAGVWHHGDEIAQTAQAGYRFYGRSDATLNPGGVRIGTAEIYQQINQIPEIVDSVAVGYNQGDREEIVLFVQLQAPHQLDNNLQEKIRHILKQRCSPRHVPAFIYAISEVPRTRSGKLVELAVKQTLHGEAVKNIGALANPQVLEEIRQSLGRQRE